Proteins encoded within one genomic window of Borrelia parkeri:
- a CDS encoding divergent polysaccharide deacetylase family protein, with the protein MSIHNVSIFLKKHKLKITILFVIITSFVSIIMIFSSLVYIKSNEKKFNLNFKNKLAKLKKENLIKVQKNLKLNNSKPAFYLIIDDVGYDEFMLDEFIKIDLNINFSIIPFLPKSMDFYNKLASKNKIIMIHLPMQSKYKHSIEKFHININDNEFAIRTKIEKIFQTYSNAKIMNNHMGSLITANENIMQIILIKLKEENKYFFDSLTTQKSISAKIGKKIGIIVEQRDIFLDNKDNEKSVMKALERAKQIARTKGIVKVIGHIWSKNTLKILKQEAVNLNKEFEFKNLINLYQKEENNESAWNRDFMR; encoded by the coding sequence ATGAGTATTCACAATGTTTCTATTTTTCTAAAGAAACATAAATTAAAAATCACAATATTATTTGTTATTATTACATCTTTTGTCTCAATAATTATGATATTTTCTAGCCTTGTATATATAAAATCAAATGAAAAAAAATTCAATCTAAACTTTAAGAACAAATTAGCAAAACTTAAAAAAGAAAATTTAATAAAAGTACAAAAAAATTTAAAACTCAATAATTCAAAACCTGCATTTTATCTCATAATTGATGATGTTGGCTATGACGAATTTATGTTAGACGAATTTATAAAAATTGACCTAAACATCAATTTTTCAATTATTCCCTTTTTACCAAAATCAATGGATTTTTATAACAAACTAGCAAGTAAAAATAAAATTATAATGATTCATTTACCAATGCAATCAAAATATAAACATTCAATAGAAAAATTTCACATAAACATCAACGATAATGAATTTGCAATACGAACAAAAATTGAAAAGATATTTCAAACATACTCCAATGCAAAGATTATGAATAATCATATGGGGAGTCTTATTACTGCAAATGAGAATATAATGCAAATCATTTTAATCAAACTTAAAGAAGAAAATAAATACTTTTTCGATAGTCTAACTACACAAAAAAGCATATCCGCAAAAATTGGTAAAAAAATTGGGATTATAGTAGAGCAAAGAGACATATTTCTTGATAACAAAGATAATGAAAAATCCGTAATGAAAGCACTTGAGAGAGCAAAACAAATAGCTAGAACAAAAGGAATTGTTAAAGTAATAGGACATATTTGGTCAAAAAATACTCTTAAAATACTCAAACAAGAAGCAGTAAACCTAAATAAAGAATTTGAATTTAAAAATTTAATCAACCTTTATCAAAAAGAGGAAAACAATGAGAGTGCTTGGAATAGAGACTTCATGCGATGA
- a CDS encoding DUF2147 domain-containing protein — protein MDRNVLRIILLFYFSFFAFAESEKTDNKKDGSEVLGYWVGYDGTTNVKNSVIYVYKYNDKVYGRILNVIKDGKVHDINDPSGYRVVGFEHLSTEGLDFMWGLKYIKSSGKWDKGKIIDPKNGKIYSSEMRVDPKTGNLITKGKVWIFGRSKIWTRASEDEIPKLDVEGIVPKPPISEE, from the coding sequence ATGGATAGGAATGTATTGAGAATTATTCTTTTATTTTATTTTTCGTTTTTTGCATTTGCAGAGTCTGAAAAAACAGACAATAAAAAAGACGGTAGTGAAGTTTTAGGATATTGGGTTGGATATGATGGTACTACGAATGTTAAAAATTCTGTAATTTATGTTTATAAGTATAATGATAAAGTCTATGGTAGAATTTTAAATGTAATAAAGGATGGGAAGGTGCATGATATTAATGATCCTTCTGGTTATAGGGTTGTAGGTTTTGAACATTTAAGTACCGAAGGTCTTGATTTTATGTGGGGGCTTAAATATATTAAGTCTTCTGGCAAGTGGGATAAGGGTAAAATTATTGATCCTAAGAATGGTAAAATTTATAGTTCTGAAATGAGGGTAGATCCAAAAACGGGTAATCTTATTACCAAAGGTAAGGTATGGATTTTTGGTAGAAGTAAGATTTGGACAAGAGCTAGTGAAGATGAGATTCCAAAATTAGATGTAGAAGGTATAGTGCCAAAACCCCCTATATCGGAAGAATAA
- a CDS encoding PfkB family carbohydrate kinase → MKRVLAMHDISTIGRASLTICIPVISSFNMQVCPFVTAVLSATTDYKEFEIIDLTNNLKKFILSWKNQNENFDIFYSGFLGSNTQQKIIENMFKLLNFEKIIIDPVFADNGVLYPTFDEKIVNGFRSLIKHANIITPNITELKMLAKNEKINNKDEIIKAILNLEINGIIVVTSVEKENLIGNVVYNTKTKEYSEIFLEKLEQNFGGTGDLFASLLIGYLEKSEIEYALEKATKVIHSIIKYSTENNTLKNKGIQIEQFLKNIF, encoded by the coding sequence ATGAAACGAGTATTAGCAATGCATGACATTTCGACTATAGGTAGAGCATCACTTACAATATGCATACCAGTCATATCATCATTTAATATGCAAGTTTGTCCATTTGTAACTGCAGTTCTCTCAGCAACAACAGATTACAAAGAATTTGAAATAATAGATTTAACAAATAACTTAAAAAAGTTTATTTTATCTTGGAAAAATCAAAATGAAAACTTTGATATATTCTATAGTGGATTCCTTGGAAGCAACACCCAGCAAAAAATAATAGAAAATATGTTCAAACTACTCAATTTTGAAAAAATAATAATTGATCCTGTATTTGCAGACAATGGTGTACTCTACCCTACTTTTGATGAAAAAATAGTTAATGGATTTAGAAGCCTAATAAAACATGCAAATATCATAACACCTAATATCACAGAATTGAAAATGTTAGCTAAAAATGAAAAGATAAACAATAAAGATGAAATAATAAAAGCAATATTAAATCTTGAAATAAATGGAATAATCGTAGTTACAAGTGTAGAAAAAGAAAATCTTATAGGGAATGTTGTTTATAACACGAAAACAAAAGAATATTCAGAAATCTTTTTAGAAAAACTAGAACAAAACTTCGGTGGAACAGGAGATTTATTTGCAAGTCTACTAATAGGATATCTGGAAAAATCGGAGATAGAATATGCTTTAGAAAAAGCAACGAAAGTAATTCATTCAATAATCAAATATTCTACTGAAAATAATACTCTTAAAAATAAAGGTATTCAAATTGAGCAATTTTTAAAAAATATTTTCTAA
- a CDS encoding LCP family protein → MRKELFFLVLIILIVLGIVIFFVDSSKREQIYFELNTKSNISFLFLIEDDNDNLLSMQEIFINIKTGNVGFLDIPVYTGYEDLKGNVSWFEDLYKKNSFNEFLSKVSRQLNHEPDYYICFKKSNFVKFVDYIGGVRLLVKNPVKIYSLVRPILIPSGNSVFDGDKSYDYLSYFRDIASYDERFEFFKEFFKKILTQFSDFKEEYDYFSKMYFMLDTDLSETVFKYILANYKINNEKCIFINIKGQEETFKDNDDNLIKVVFPYYGGAVLKESIENLNRDLMGETRSEEVIKVIVLNGTKTAGLARNAADIFKSLKFKVVRFGNADRHNYSHTLIINNSDNLEIAIKVGDVIGARNIKPISEFHVDTLGLDVPDMSPDVIIILGDDFDGRYVKNR, encoded by the coding sequence TTGAGAAAAGAATTATTTTTTTTAGTTTTAATTATTTTAATAGTTCTTGGTATTGTGATTTTTTTTGTTGATAGTTCTAAAAGAGAGCAAATATATTTTGAATTGAATACTAAGAGTAATATTAGTTTTTTATTTCTTATAGAAGATGATAATGACAATCTTTTAAGTATGCAAGAGATTTTTATTAATATAAAAACAGGAAATGTTGGATTTTTAGATATTCCTGTTTATACAGGTTATGAAGACTTAAAGGGGAATGTGTCTTGGTTTGAAGATTTATATAAAAAGAATAGCTTTAATGAATTTTTGTCTAAAGTATCTAGACAGTTGAATCATGAACCTGATTATTATATTTGTTTTAAAAAGAGTAATTTTGTGAAATTTGTTGACTATATTGGTGGGGTTCGTCTTCTTGTTAAAAATCCTGTTAAAATATATAGTTTAGTACGTCCTATCTTAATACCCTCTGGTAATTCTGTTTTTGATGGAGATAAATCTTATGATTATTTAAGTTATTTCAGAGATATTGCTTCTTACGATGAAAGATTTGAGTTTTTTAAGGAATTTTTCAAGAAAATCTTGACACAATTTTCTGATTTTAAAGAAGAGTATGATTATTTTTCTAAAATGTATTTCATGTTAGATACGGATCTTTCTGAAACTGTATTTAAATATATTCTTGCTAATTATAAAATAAATAATGAGAAATGTATTTTTATCAATATTAAAGGGCAAGAGGAAACATTTAAGGATAATGATGATAATTTAATAAAAGTTGTTTTTCCTTATTATGGGGGAGCGGTTCTTAAGGAATCGATAGAAAATTTAAATAGAGATTTAATGGGTGAAACTAGAAGTGAAGAGGTAATTAAAGTTATTGTTTTAAATGGCACTAAGACTGCTGGACTTGCAAGGAATGCGGCAGATATTTTTAAATCTTTAAAATTTAAGGTTGTAAGGTTTGGTAATGCAGATAGGCATAATTATTCTCATACTTTAATAATAAATAATTCAGATAATTTAGAGATTGCCATTAAGGTTGGGGATGTAATTGGAGCAAGGAATATTAAACCAATTTCTGAGTTTCATGTAGATACTTTAGGACTTGATGTGCCTGATATGAGTCCTGATGTAATAATCATTTTGGGAGATGATTTTGATGGAAGATATGTTAAAAATAGATGA
- a CDS encoding flagellar basal body P-ring protein FlgI: protein MKLLIMLAILNLKIVLSSFAQENQPLKNFANENSTINQISEQIKLKNIAEIKSTGSYTLTGIGIVAGLSDKGDSLQRKEILNKALNKIGINEIDLTNIGSKNIALVSTTVKINGNMIKGTNHNVYIASMLDSKDLTNGILLRTELKDKEGKVLATASGPIIINEKSKGTGYILKGATIHENKNYTNYNIILKKEDYVLADSISKKLTSKNIKNNIKSGNIIEIEINEIGLLGEIEKIEVKTMPKVLINEQNKIIIASTNAEIGPLIFLIERNGENLFSNRSNEKIKIEIQKMKLNEFISKNSNTLSNEELIKVIKAAKKINKLHGELILEE, encoded by the coding sequence ATGAAACTATTGATAATGTTAGCCATCTTAAACTTAAAGATAGTCCTAAGCTCATTCGCACAAGAAAATCAACCTTTAAAAAATTTTGCTAATGAAAATAGCACTATAAATCAAATAAGTGAGCAAATAAAATTAAAAAATATCGCTGAAATAAAATCTACAGGTTCATATACGTTAACAGGAATTGGAATAGTAGCAGGCCTTTCTGATAAAGGAGATTCTCTACAGAGAAAAGAAATTTTAAATAAAGCTCTAAATAAAATTGGCATAAATGAAATAGATCTAACAAACATAGGAAGCAAAAACATCGCATTAGTAAGCACAACGGTCAAAATAAATGGAAACATGATTAAAGGTACAAATCACAATGTTTACATAGCATCAATGCTAGATTCAAAAGACTTAACAAATGGGATACTTTTAAGAACAGAACTGAAAGATAAAGAAGGAAAAGTACTAGCAACAGCCTCAGGTCCAATAATAATTAATGAAAAATCAAAAGGTACAGGATATATACTAAAAGGAGCAACAATACATGAAAATAAAAACTATACAAATTACAATATAATTCTTAAAAAAGAGGATTATGTCTTAGCAGATTCAATAAGTAAAAAACTAACAAGTAAAAACATAAAAAATAATATAAAATCAGGAAATATCATAGAAATTGAGATCAACGAAATTGGATTGCTAGGCGAAATTGAAAAAATAGAAGTAAAAACTATGCCTAAAGTTCTAATAAATGAACAAAACAAAATCATTATAGCAAGTACAAATGCAGAAATAGGACCCCTTATATTTTTAATTGAAAGAAATGGGGAAAACTTATTTAGCAATAGAAGCAATGAAAAAATAAAAATAGAAATACAAAAGATGAAACTAAATGAATTTATATCAAAAAATTCAAATACGCTTAGCAATGAAGAATTAATAAAAGTAATCAAGGCAGCTAAAAAAATTAATAAATTACATGGAGAATTAATTCTAGAGGAATAG
- the flgG gene encoding flagellar basal-body rod protein FlgG, translating into MMRALWTAASGMKAQQYNVDTIANNLSNVNTTGFKKIRAEFEDLIYQTQKRAGTPATEDTVSPLGNQVGHGTKVSATHRIFEQGNLQATNLKTDVAIEGDGFYKILLPDGTYGYTRDGSFKIDANGDLVTSQGYKLLPEISFPEEYIKDSITISQEGIISVKVDGSLDPIELGQMEIARFINPAGLNAIGNNIFKETIGSGEEISGTPGSSGMGRLRQGILEMSNVSIAEEMVTMIVAQRAYEINSKAIQTSDNMLGIANNLKR; encoded by the coding sequence ATGATGAGAGCACTCTGGACAGCAGCCAGCGGAATGAAAGCACAACAATATAACGTGGATACAATTGCCAATAATCTTTCAAATGTAAACACTACGGGATTTAAAAAGATAAGAGCCGAATTTGAAGATCTAATATATCAAACACAAAAAAGAGCAGGCACTCCTGCAACTGAGGATACAGTAAGTCCTCTTGGCAATCAAGTTGGACACGGAACAAAAGTATCAGCAACACACAGAATCTTTGAACAAGGCAATCTGCAAGCCACCAATTTGAAAACTGATGTTGCAATTGAAGGTGATGGATTTTACAAGATTCTCTTACCAGACGGCACTTACGGATACACAAGAGATGGTTCATTCAAAATAGACGCAAATGGAGATCTTGTAACAAGTCAAGGATACAAATTATTGCCTGAAATATCCTTTCCTGAAGAATATATAAAAGATTCTATTACAATATCTCAAGAAGGAATAATATCTGTCAAAGTTGATGGAAGCCTTGATCCAATTGAACTTGGTCAAATGGAAATTGCAAGATTTATAAACCCAGCAGGTCTTAATGCTATTGGAAACAATATATTTAAAGAAACCATTGGTTCTGGAGAAGAAATATCAGGAACACCAGGAAGTAGCGGAATGGGCAGACTAAGGCAAGGCATCCTTGAAATGTCAAACGTATCAATTGCAGAAGAAATGGTAACAATGATCGTTGCGCAAAGAGCTTATGAGATAAACTCAAAAGCAATTCAAACCTCAGATAATATGCTAGGAATTGCCAATAACTTAAAAAGGTAG
- the obgE gene encoding GTPase ObgE, producing MHTFKDSLNITVSSGNGGAGCVSFLRERFKAKGGPDGGDGGRGGNVIFKVKADLKTLSLYKNGQRLAANNGKPGMGSRKSGASGEDLVIFVPPNTRVYDAFTDSMLFELQNFDDEVIALKGGRGGLGNVNFKSSTKRTPRFAQPGESGATLDLRLELVLIADIGLVGLPNAGKSSLISTITASRSKVGNYPFTTKVPHLGVLKSFYDDLVIADVPGIIEGASRGMGLGFEFLRHISKTKILVFLIDVASNDFMSTYNILVNELSVYDVGLSSKKRIIVANKLDLEGAIENFNQLKRALDGEKVLGISIYDNRGIDELVSELFALSRI from the coding sequence TTGCATACATTTAAGGATTCTTTAAACATAACTGTGTCTTCAGGTAATGGGGGTGCAGGATGTGTTTCTTTTTTGCGTGAAAGATTTAAAGCTAAAGGAGGTCCTGATGGTGGTGATGGAGGTCGGGGTGGAAATGTAATCTTTAAGGTTAAGGCAGATCTTAAAACCTTATCTCTTTATAAAAATGGTCAAAGGCTTGCTGCTAATAATGGTAAGCCTGGGATGGGTTCTAGGAAAAGTGGGGCTTCTGGTGAAGATTTAGTTATTTTTGTTCCCCCCAATACCCGTGTTTATGATGCTTTTACTGATTCTATGTTGTTTGAGCTTCAGAACTTTGATGATGAAGTTATTGCTTTAAAGGGTGGAAGAGGTGGCCTTGGAAATGTAAATTTTAAAAGTTCTACAAAACGGACGCCAAGGTTTGCTCAACCTGGAGAATCTGGTGCTACTTTGGACTTACGTCTTGAATTAGTATTGATAGCTGATATTGGACTTGTTGGGCTTCCTAATGCAGGTAAATCTTCTCTTATTTCTACGATAACTGCTTCAAGGTCAAAGGTTGGAAATTATCCTTTTACTACTAAAGTTCCGCATCTTGGTGTTTTGAAGTCCTTTTATGATGATTTGGTAATTGCTGATGTGCCTGGGATAATTGAGGGTGCAAGTCGAGGAATGGGTCTTGGTTTTGAATTTTTAAGACATATTTCAAAGACCAAAATTTTGGTCTTTTTGATTGATGTTGCTAGTAATGACTTTATGAGTACTTATAACATTCTTGTTAATGAGCTTAGTGTTTATGATGTTGGCCTTTCAAGTAAGAAGCGAATAATTGTTGCTAATAAACTTGATTTAGAAGGTGCTATTGAAAATTTTAATCAGTTAAAAAGAGCTTTGGATGGCGAAAAAGTTTTAGGAATTTCTATTTATGATAATAGGGGAATAGATGAGCTTGTTAGTGAACTTTTTGCTTTATCGAGGATTTAA
- a CDS encoding rod-binding protein — protein MTSKINLQYLETKNQTKQVKILKDKIEKTNQHKNDNKLYEAALEFESIFINQMLKSMKNSLKKENNLINGGQTEEIFEDMLYLERAKQIAKSKSFRLADLIYNQIAEVNNFRK, from the coding sequence ATGACAAGTAAAATCAATTTACAATACTTAGAAACAAAAAATCAAACAAAACAGGTAAAAATCCTAAAAGACAAAATAGAAAAAACAAATCAGCACAAAAATGACAATAAACTCTATGAAGCCGCACTAGAATTTGAGTCAATCTTTATAAATCAAATGCTTAAGAGCATGAAAAATTCTTTAAAAAAAGAAAATAATCTAATTAATGGAGGTCAAACAGAAGAAATTTTTGAAGATATGCTCTATTTAGAAAGAGCAAAACAAATAGCCAAATCTAAAAGTTTTAGACTTGCTGATTTAATTTATAACCAAATAGCAGAAGTAAATAACTTTAGAAAATAG
- the rpmA gene encoding 50S ribosomal protein L27, which produces MATSKSGGSSKNGRDSISKRLGVKRSGGQFVRSGEIIVRQRGTKFHKGKNSGLGRDHTIFALKDGIVEFKTSKGRKYINII; this is translated from the coding sequence GTGGCAACAAGTAAAAGTGGTGGTAGTTCTAAGAATGGAAGAGATTCTATATCTAAGAGGCTTGGTGTTAAGAGAAGTGGTGGGCAATTTGTGAGATCTGGAGAAATAATTGTACGTCAAAGAGGTACAAAATTTCATAAAGGTAAAAATTCTGGACTTGGCAGAGATCATACAATATTTGCATTAAAGGATGGTATAGTAGAGTTTAAAACTTCTAAGGGCCGAAAATATATAAATATTATTTAA
- a CDS encoding sigma-70 family RNA polymerase sigma factor, whose translation MNIFSNEDLNIYLKSVREHRLITHEEEIELAKQIKLGDLKAKNKMINANLRLVLKIIKRYAGKGLKVEDLIQEGNLGLIRAAEKYDPSKNTKFSTYASFWIKQSLQRALNTKTRLVKVPYRKENLILQINKYLMEEEKSPKKEDIMERFNLTTAQYIKIIPYLEKEYSLDKKIEGSENSTLLNLYEDNSFNPESTLEQNSTLKHLNHILETKLNEKERYIIIKRYNLDNSDKKSTLKDISNELGISSETVRQIEKRVLKKLKEELYQ comes from the coding sequence ATGAATATATTTAGCAATGAAGATTTAAACATATACTTAAAATCCGTAAGAGAACACAGACTAATAACTCACGAAGAAGAAATTGAACTTGCAAAACAAATTAAACTAGGAGACCTGAAAGCCAAAAACAAAATGATAAATGCCAATTTACGTCTTGTCTTAAAAATAATTAAAAGATATGCTGGCAAAGGATTAAAAGTCGAAGACTTAATACAAGAAGGAAATCTGGGTTTAATTAGAGCAGCTGAAAAATATGATCCAAGTAAGAACACCAAATTCTCAACTTACGCCTCATTTTGGATTAAACAATCGCTTCAAAGAGCATTAAATACCAAAACAAGACTTGTAAAGGTGCCATACAGAAAAGAAAATTTAATACTCCAAATAAATAAATATCTCATGGAAGAAGAAAAATCACCAAAAAAAGAAGACATAATGGAAAGATTTAACTTAACAACTGCTCAATATATAAAAATCATTCCCTATCTTGAAAAAGAATATTCCCTTGATAAAAAGATCGAAGGTTCAGAAAATTCTACACTACTAAACCTCTATGAAGACAATTCTTTTAATCCTGAGAGTACTCTTGAACAAAATTCAACATTAAAACATCTCAATCACATACTAGAGACCAAACTAAATGAAAAGGAAAGATACATCATAATAAAAAGATATAACTTAGACAACAGTGATAAAAAAAGCACCTTAAAAGACATTTCCAATGAACTTGGAATCTCCTCAGAAACCGTTAGACAAATTGAAAAAAGGGTACTTAAAAAACTCAAAGAAGAACTTTATCAATAA
- the nadD gene encoding nicotinate (nicotinamide) nucleotide adenylyltransferase: protein MRIAILGGTYNPVHVGHMFLAKEIEHFLNVDKILFIPTHKPVHKSVENISVKDRIAMLKLAVQHENNMFIDECDIIHGGITYTVDTIACIRNKYVHDDIYLVIGDDLFESFDSWKNPEKIIESVNLVVVHRIYSERLVSRFKHIYIDNRIFSISSSEIRSRIEQGLPVDYLLPFDVLRYIKSNNLYVKGK from the coding sequence ATGCGAATAGCAATATTGGGTGGTACTTATAATCCTGTTCATGTTGGTCATATGTTTTTAGCAAAGGAGATAGAGCATTTTTTAAATGTTGATAAAATATTATTCATTCCTACTCATAAACCTGTTCATAAGAGTGTTGAAAATATTAGTGTTAAAGATAGAATTGCGATGCTTAAGTTGGCCGTACAACATGAAAATAATATGTTTATCGATGAATGCGATATTATACATGGCGGAATAACTTATACTGTTGATACTATTGCTTGTATTAGGAATAAATATGTTCATGATGATATTTATTTGGTAATTGGAGATGATCTTTTTGAGAGTTTTGATTCATGGAAAAATCCAGAAAAAATAATCGAATCTGTTAATCTTGTGGTGGTTCATAGGATTTACAGTGAAAGATTAGTTAGTCGGTTTAAACATATCTATATTGATAATAGAATATTTTCTATTTCTTCTTCAGAGATTAGAAGTAGAATTGAGCAAGGATTACCCGTCGATTATTTGCTTCCCTTTGATGTTTTGCGATATATTAAGAGTAATAATTTATATGTTAAAGGTAAATAA
- a CDS encoding ribosomal-processing cysteine protease Prp, producing the protein MINVLIKTRNDIIIYILANGHARGNNYVNIVCSSFSFILRTFLSVLDCEKEDFTVDNSLRGCLKFEAFFEDLDRQNLFYYSKFLIQGIKDLCFEYPCDIKLILEETSGNK; encoded by the coding sequence GTGATTAATGTTTTAATAAAGACTCGTAATGATATAATTATTTATATTTTAGCTAATGGACATGCTAGAGGGAATAATTATGTTAATATAGTTTGTTCTTCCTTTTCTTTTATTTTAAGGACTTTTTTAAGTGTTCTTGATTGTGAGAAAGAAGATTTTACTGTGGACAATTCTTTAAGAGGTTGCTTGAAATTTGAGGCTTTTTTTGAAGATTTGGATAGACAGAATCTTTTTTATTATAGTAAATTTTTAATACAAGGTATAAAGGATTTGTGTTTTGAATATCCTTGTGATATTAAATTGATTTTGGAGGAAACTAGTGGCAACAAGTAA
- the flgF gene encoding flagellar basal-body rod protein FlgF, whose translation MVRGIYTAASGMMAQRHRLDVIANNLANIDLTGYKKDLSVQKAFPEMLIRRINDDGLYKFPKGYLETAPVIGKLGTGVEENEIYTSFEQGPLKITGNPLDLALTDEGFFVVQTPEGERYTRNGSFILGPEGILVTKDGYPVIGEKGYIYLKDNNFKITAKGQIFHNSTFERNPKKLVSEYENSWENYELLDNLKIVNFEKTRFLQKQGSSLWNSTEISGQAKNIKINSRPKIETGTLEGSNVNAINEMVSMITVNRAYEANQKTIQTEDSLLGKLINEIGKF comes from the coding sequence GTGGTAAGAGGTATTTATACTGCTGCCAGCGGAATGATGGCACAAAGACACAGGTTAGATGTTATTGCGAATAATTTAGCAAATATTGATCTTACGGGATACAAAAAAGATTTATCTGTCCAAAAAGCATTCCCCGAAATGTTAATTAGGCGAATCAATGATGATGGTCTTTACAAATTTCCCAAAGGATACCTGGAGACAGCACCCGTTATTGGCAAGCTTGGTACAGGAGTTGAAGAAAATGAAATCTATACTTCTTTTGAACAAGGACCACTAAAAATCACTGGAAATCCTCTTGACTTAGCATTAACTGATGAGGGCTTTTTTGTTGTTCAAACACCAGAAGGAGAGAGATATACAAGAAATGGTTCTTTCATACTCGGACCAGAAGGCATACTTGTTACAAAAGATGGATATCCTGTAATTGGAGAGAAGGGATACATATATCTAAAAGATAATAACTTTAAAATAACAGCTAAAGGACAAATATTTCATAACTCAACATTTGAAAGAAATCCCAAAAAGCTTGTAAGTGAATATGAAAATTCATGGGAAAACTATGAACTCCTTGACAACTTAAAGATTGTAAATTTTGAAAAAACAAGATTTCTACAAAAACAAGGAAGTTCACTATGGAACAGTACAGAAATATCTGGACAAGCTAAAAATATCAAAATAAATTCAAGGCCCAAAATTGAAACTGGTACTTTAGAAGGCTCAAATGTAAACGCCATTAATGAAATGGTATCAATGATTACAGTTAACAGGGCCTATGAAGCAAATCAAAAAACAATACAAACCGAGGACTCACTTCTTGGTAAATTAATTAACGAAATTGGAAAATTTTAA
- the rplU gene encoding 50S ribosomal protein L21, which yields MYALLEIKGKQYKAVMGEMLKIDKIGASEGDKIEFSSVMLVNKDGDVKIGKPYVLGSCVKCTYIEDKKDKKVISYRYRRRKSSERKVGHRQSYSYVLVDDIVVS from the coding sequence ATGTATGCGTTGTTGGAAATAAAGGGTAAGCAGTACAAGGCTGTTATGGGAGAGATGTTAAAGATAGATAAAATTGGGGCTAGTGAAGGGGATAAAATAGAATTTAGCAGTGTAATGCTTGTAAACAAGGATGGAGATGTAAAGATAGGAAAACCTTATGTTTTAGGTTCTTGTGTAAAATGTACTTATATAGAAGATAAAAAAGATAAAAAAGTTATCTCTTACAGATATAGAAGAAGAAAGTCAAGTGAGAGAAAGGTCGGCCACCGTCAATCCTATTCTTATGTTTTGGTTGATGATATAGTTGTTAGTTAG
- a CDS encoding adenine phosphoribosyltransferase: MKDKTEYYDKFIIKVPNFPKEGILFYDITNVLLKAEAYKSLIEDVHAFYLSRNIDYIAAIESRGYLIGAPLALKMGLPLLLIRKEGKLPRQVLREEYNLEYGFSSIEIHKDDVKQHSNILLVDDVLATGGTLKAAAMLLKKAGGVVSDIFCFIELVSIHGRDALREYSLNSLVKYF, from the coding sequence ATGAAAGATAAAACGGAATATTATGATAAGTTTATTATAAAAGTACCTAACTTTCCAAAGGAAGGTATACTTTTTTATGATATTACTAATGTTTTACTCAAAGCAGAAGCATATAAATCTTTAATTGAAGATGTTCATGCTTTTTATTTATCAAGAAACATCGATTACATTGCTGCTATTGAATCAAGAGGTTATCTTATTGGTGCGCCTTTGGCTTTAAAAATGGGATTACCTCTTTTATTAATTCGAAAAGAAGGTAAACTTCCAAGGCAAGTCTTAAGAGAGGAATATAATCTTGAATATGGATTTAGCAGCATTGAAATACATAAAGATGATGTTAAACAACATTCAAATATTTTGTTAGTTGATGATGTTTTAGCTACCGGAGGCACTTTGAAAGCAGCCGCTATGTTGCTTAAAAAGGCGGGTGGAGTGGTATCTGATATCTTTTGCTTTATTGAACTTGTAAGTATTCATGGTAGAGATGCTTTACGGGAATATAGTTTAAATTCTCTTGTTAAGTATTTTTGA